GATCGTTGCGAAACCGAGGAAGGTGCTGCCGCCGCACTCGACAACATCGATGGCATCGTAATCCCCGGAGGCTTCGGCATCCGCGGAATCGAAGGCAAGATCGGTGCGCTGAAGTTCGCCCGCGAGAACAAGCTGCCCGCCCTCGGCCTGTGCTTGGGCCTGCAGTCCATGGTCATCGAGTACTCCCGCCATGTGCTGGGCATCGAGGACGCGAACTCCACCGAGTTCGAGCCCGATTGCGCCAACCCGGTGATCGCCACCATGGAAGAGCAGAAGGACATCGTGGCCGGCAAGGGCGACATGGGCCATACCATGCGTCTCGGCTCCTACCCAGCTGACCTCGAAGAAGGCTCGCTGGTTGCTGAGCTGTACGGCACCACGCATGTCACCGAGCGTCACCGCCACCGTTACGAAGTCAACGTGGCCTACAAGAATCGCCTGCGTGAGGGCGGACTGCGCATTTCCGGTCAGAGCCCGGACGGCGAACTCACCGAGTTCGTTGAGCTGCCGCAGGATGTGCACCCGTTCTACGTGGCCACCCAGGCCCACCCGGAGTTCAAGTCCCGCCCAACCAAGCCGCACCCGCTGTTCGCCGGTCTGGTCAAGGCTTCGCTGGGGCACCAGGAAGCTCGCGGCTGAACCCAGACTATTGACGGCAATATCAACGTGATGTAAATCGCGCCAGCCTATGACAAACCATGGCCATGAATCACTTGGAATTCATGGCCATGATGCATAATGGCCTCAAGTGCATAATGCCACATATAACCAGTAAACGAGAGAATGTGTAACAGTTCATATGACCGATAATTATGAACAGCCTGTGGGCGGATCGCAGCCGAACATTGCGGGGAGCTTCAGCGATGCTGAAGCAACAGCGGTATTCACCCCGTTCGATGTAGCTCAGCCTATGGATCAGTCGATTGATGATGGCGACGCCGTGAAGGTCAAGCACCGCAAGCGTCACGTATGGCCTTGGATTGTATTGGGTGTTGTCGTAGTGCTGGGTGCCGGCTTGGGCGGAGGCTTCTGGTTCTTCCAGTCCCACGCCTTGCCGGGAACGACTCTGTGGGGCAACCCCATGATGGGGCGCAGCCAGTCCCAAATCGCTGCCACCATTGATGACACGGTGAACAACACCACTGTTCCGGTATCGTATGACGGCAAGACCGCCAAGATTTCATTCAAGGATCTGGGTCTCAGCGTCGACTCGGGTGCCCTTGCATCCGAAGTGGTGAACGCCAAGCGCGGCGACGCTTTCTGGCAGCGTTACGCATTCTGGGTGAAGAAGGACGTGACCACCGCTCCGGCCAATGCTGGTGCCGCAGTCTCCGATACGCTCAACCAGAAGCTCGGCGTCAACGAAGTCAAGCCGGTAGATGCAGCTGTGCAATTGAACGGTGACCAGACCGGTTTCGATGTTGTTGCCGGTGCCCAAGGTGAGGGTGCGGATGTCGCTCCCGTGGCTGATGCAGCAGTAAAGTCGGTGCAGTCTCTTGGTTCGTATGAGCCGAAGACCGTCAGCGTCAGCCTGAAAGCCACCGATCCGGTGGTGACGGACGATATCGCCACCCAGGCAAAGTCCACACTGGACACCTTGCTGCAGAACCCTGTGGCCATCAAGGTTCAAGATCATCAGATTGCCGCCATCAACGCACCCGCACTTGCCGCGGCTATGAGCATAAACGCGAACGAGAACGCGAAGCTGACCGATGGCCAGACCCGAAACGGTTATGTGGTGTTCGACGCTGGCAAGCTGCAGCAGTATTACAACGACGCCATCAAGGCCAATCTGAAGACCGATCATGAGGACCGCGAAGTTATCGTCAACAATGACGGCGACGAATTGCAGGTCATCAAGGAAGGTCATGACGGAGTCACCCTTACCGATGGCACCGACTCGAACGTTGGACAGCAGGCCGTCGAAGCGCTGGCCAAGGGCAATGGGGCAGTCACTCTTGACGGTACGGTTGACCCGATGCAGACCAAGGCCACCAAGCGGCATGTGGTCGTAGACCTCTCTGATCGTTTGGTACACGTGTACGAGAATGATCAGGAGATCAAGACTTTCCATGCTTCCGTGGGCCAGGACAACAACCGCACCACCGGTGTATGCCAGGGTGACCTGTGCACGCCGACCGGCGACTTCAAGGTCTGGCTCAAGTACCCCACACAGGACATGAGTGGCAACGTGACCCTGTCCGACGGCTCGGTCAGTCACTGGAGCGTCAAGGGTGTGGGTGACGTCAACTACTTCTCCAAGGATGGTTGCGCCATTCACCGTATCGCCAAGTCGAGCTTCACCAGCGACGCCACCATCGCCAACATGAACAACATCTCCCACGGTTGCGTGGGCATCGGTTGGGATGTGTCCGACTGGTTCTATGACTGGTGCCTGAACGGCACTACTGTGCACGTGCAGCTGTAGCCGTACAATCGCATATGAATCGACTTCGGAGCCCGTCTGCGGACGGGCTCTTGCCATAGCTGTGCACGTGTGCGATACATCACGTATGCGCACAGCCAATATTCAGTCGGGTTGGTAGTGTTTCAGCTTGGGTTCTGTTAGGTTTACGTAGGACTATGTGTGAAACAAGGAAGGCAGGATGGTGACCGAAAACACAGCACCAAACGCCGCCGCTGACGTGGAGATGAGCCAGTATGTGGCCGATCGCACCCGCGTCAACGAGGACAAGATCAAGCAGGATGACGAGATCATCAGCCAGTTCGGCGATTACAGCTACGGCTGGCATGATTCCGACGCCGCCGGCGAAGCCGCAAAACGAGGCATAGACGAAAACGTCGTGCGCGCCATCAGCGCCGACAAGGGCGAGCCGCAATGGATGCTCGACATGCGTCTGCGCGGTTTCAAGGCGTTCCTCGACAAGCCCATGCCCGATTGGGGTGTGGATTTGTCTGGTTTCAATGCCGATGATTTCAAGTATTACGTCAAGCCGATTGAGAAGCAGGCTAAAAGCTGGGACGACCTGCCCGATGACATTCGTTCCACCTACGACCGACTCGGCATCCCCGAAGCCGAGAAGAACCGTCTGGTCTCCGGCGTCGCTGCCCAGTACGAATCCGAGGTGATTTACAACTCGATTCGCGAGGACCTGAAAAAGCAGGGCGTAATCTTCGTCGACACCGATACCGCAGTGCGTGAATACCCCGAACTCGTCAAGAAGTATTTCGGCACCGTGGTACCTCCGGAAGACAACAAATTCGGTGCGTTGAACACTGCTGCATGGTCCGGTGGCTCGTTCGTGTATGTGCCGAAGGGCGTGCATGTGGACATCCCGCTGCAGGCCTACTTCCGCATCAACACCCCGGCCATGGGTCAGTTCGAACGTACGCTGATCATTGCCGACGAAGGCTCCTACGTGCACTACGTGGAAGGCTGCACCGCTCCGATTTGGTCCGAGGATTCACTGCACGCCGCCATCGTGGAGATCATTGTCGAGAAGCACGCTCGCGTGCGCTACACCACCGTGCAGAACTGGTCGAACAACGTGTACAACCTGGTCACCCAGCGCGCCTACGTGCGCGAGGGCGGCACCATGGAATGGGTCGATGGCAACATCGGATCCAAGGCCACCATGAAGTACCCGGCTTGCATTCTCGCCGAGCCGTATGCCAAGGCATCCACTATGTCCCTTGGCTTCGCCGGCAAGGGCCAGTATCAGGACACCGGTGCCAAGATGATTCATCTGGCTCCTCACACCAGCTCCACCATCGTGGCCAAGTCCATCTCCCGTGGTGGCGGACGTTCCGCCTACCGCGGCCTCGTCAAAATCGTCAAGGGCGCCTATGGCTCCTCCAACTCGACCGTGTGCGATGCTCTTCTGGTCGATGACTTCTCCCGCTCCGACACCTACCCGCATGTCGACGTGCGTGAAGACGACGTCTCGATGGCCCACGAAGCCACCGTCTCCAAGATTTCCGAAGACCAGCTCTTCTACCTGATGAGCCGAGGACTCACCGAAGAGGAGGCGCGAGGCATGATTGTGCGCGGCTTCGTTGAGCCGATCAGCCGTGAGCTGCCTATGGAATACGCGCTCGAACTCAACAGACTTGTGGAACTTCAGATGGAAGGATCGGTGGGCTGATTCCAATGACCGATAACACAGCACCCGTCAAGGAAATCCAGATTCCGGTCGCCGACCCCAACGACCCGTACGCGGTTCCGGCCGCCATGCCGTCTTCCGTGGATCATGCCGTACGTTCCTTCAACGCCAGTGATTACCCCGAACCGAACCGCAAACAGGACGAATGGCGTTACACGCCGATTGAGCGCATCAACGAATTCTTCACCGTGTTCAAACCCTCCGGCGAAACGCAGATCGAAGTCTCGATGATCGACGGCTCACCACTCGCCGAAGGTATCAAGCTTACCCAGGTCAAGATGGGCGAAGGCCTGTCCGGTACTGTCTCCAAGCCGAATGACCGCGTCTCTGCGGTCGAGTGGGAGTCCGGCGCCACCGCCACCATTCTTGAGCTCACCGGCGAGATTACTCAGCCTGTGCTGGTCAAGGTGCACGGCGCAGGAGCCGATCTCGATGCCTTCCATCTGGTGATCGCCGCTGCCGACAAAGCCCATGCGGACGTCGTCGTGGAACACGACGGCGACGCACGCCTGGCCGAAGGTGTGGAAATCACCACCGGCAAGGACTCGCATGTTTCCACCACGTTCATTCAGGAATGGGCCAAAACCGCCAAGCATGTGGGCAACCATCGTATCCACGTAGGCAAAGGCGCATCCCTGCGTCACTCGGTCGTGACCCTGGGCGGCGATATCGTGCGCATCCGTATGGATCAGGACTTCGGTGGCGAACAGGGCGACCTCAACATGCTCGGCATCTACTTTGTCGATCCCGGCGAGCACATCGAGCACCGCACGATGGTGGTGCACAATCACCCCGACTGCAAGTCCCGCGTGGTCTACAAGGGCGCGCTTGACGGCAAGGGCGCACACTCCACCTGGGTGGGCAATGCGCTCATCCAGCCGACCGCACCCGGCACCGACTCGTACGAGCTCAACCGTAACCTGGTGCTGACTCCGGGTGCCATCGCCGATTCCGAACCGAACCTCGAAATCGAGAACGGCAACATCATCGGTGCCGGCCATGCCTCTTCGGTGGGACGCTTCGACGACGAGGAGCTGTTCTACCTCGAATCCCGCGGCATTCCCGAAACCGATGCCCGCAAGCTTGTGGTGCGCGGCTTCTTTGGTGAACTTGTTGAAGAGATCGGCATCCCGGCCATCTCCGAACATCTGATGACCGTGATTGACCGACGACTGGCACGTGGCGAGAACGATGCCATGGCTCAGGTCCTCGAAGACAAGTAAGAACAGCATTTTTTAGGAGCACAACAATGTCAACACTCGAAATCAAGGACCTGCACGTCCACGTCGAAACCAAGGAAGGCATCAAGCCGATCCTCAAGGGCGCCAACCTGACCGTTCACTCCGGCGAAACTCACGCCATCATGGGTCCCAACGGCTCCGGCAAGTCCACCCTCGCTTACACGCTGGCCGGTCACCCCAAGTATGTGGTCGACTCCGGCGAGGCCCTCCTTGATGGCCAGGACATCCTCAAGATGACCCCCGATGAGCGCGCCAAGGCCGGTTTGTTCCTTGCCATGCAGTACCCGGTCGAAGTGCCGGGTGTCTCCATGACCAACTTCCTGCGCACCGCCAAGACCGAAATCGACGGCGAAGCCCCCGGTATCCGCCAGTGGGCCAAGGATTTGTCTGCGGCCATGAAGCGACTCAAGATGGACCCGAAGTTCGCCTCCCGTTCCGTGAACGAAGGCTTCTCCGGCGGTGAGAAGAAACGCGCCGAAGTCCTCCAGCTTGAACTCTTGAAGCCGAAGTTCGCCATCCTCGACGAAACCGACTCCGGTCTGGACGTGGATGCTCTGCGTATCGTCTCCGAAGGTGTGAACCGCGCCAAGGAAGCCAACCAGTTCGGCATCCTTATGGTCACGCACTACACCCGTATCCTGAAGTACATCAAGCCGGACATCGTGCACGTGTTCGCCGACGGCCACTTCGTCAAGACCGGCGGCCCCGAGCTGGCTGATGAGCTCGAAGAGAACGGCTACGACCAGTACCTGCCCGAAGGCGCCGACTCCGAGTCCGCACTGGCCTGATTTTGACCGATTCATGTAGCTGACGCGTTGGGCCGTGATGTTCTGTTCCCGGGACCGCTCCAGGCTGCTCGGGCCATGCTTTACGCCCGGGAACAGAACATCCCGGCCCAACGTTACCTGTAGGAAAAGCTATATCTCGTAGGAATTGGAAACATCGGAGGGGAAAAAATGGTTGATTTTAAGGAGATTCGGGCACAGTTCCCGATTCTGGATCAGGAGATTCATGGGCATCCGTTGGTGTATTTGGATTCTGCGGCCACCTCGCAGAAGCCGAATGCGGTGATTGATGCCGAAGCGAATTTTTATCGTACGATTAACGCCGGCGTGCACCGCGGGGCTCATGAGCTTGCCGCACGCAGCACTGTGGCCTTTGAGGAGGCCCGCGCCAAGGTAGCCAAACTCGTTGGCGCGAATACGGCCGAAGGTGAGGAAGAGGTCGTCGTCACCGGAGGTGCCACGGCCGGCCTGAACCTGCTGGCCACTGCCTTCGGCAACGCTTCGCTGGGCCGTGGGGGAGCAGCCGCCAAGCGTTTTGCCTTGCAGCCAGGCGACGAGATCGTCGTATCCAAGGCGGAACATCATTCGGTGCTGCTGCCATTCCAGGAGCTGGCCTACCGCACCGGTGCCACCTTCAAGTGGATTGACCTGACTGAGAATGGCCGTGTGCGCACGGACAATCTCGATGAGGTCATTACCGAACGGACCAAGGTCGTGGCCGTCACCCATGTGGGTAACACCACGGGTGCCATCACCAATATCGCTCCGATTATCAAGCGTGCGCACGAGGTCGGCTCGATCTTTATTCTGGATGCCTGCCAGTCAGTGCCGCATCTCAAGGTCGATTTCCATGCTCTTGATGTGGACTTCGCCGCTTGGAGCGCACACAAGATGTATGGCCCGACCGGCGTGGGCTTCCTGTACGGCAAGCGTGAGCTGCTTGAAGCGCTGCCTCCGGCCAACTTCGGTGGCTCCATGGTCGAGCTCGCCTACATGGACCATGAGGCTCAGTACATGGCTCCTCCCGCCCGTTTCGAGGCCGGCACCCAGCCGGTCGCCCAGGTGGTGGCCGCAGGCGTCGCCGCTGAATGGATGATGAACATCGGGCTGGAGAACATCGAAGCCCATGAAAAGACCATCGCGGCCGAGCTGCTGAAGCTTGGTGACATCGAGGGCATCCGTATTCTTGGTCCGCGCGAGAACGTGGACCGCATCGGCACCGTGGCCTTTGACGTGGCAGGCGTGCATCCGCATGACGTGGGACAGTTCATTGACGCCCAGGGTATTGCGATTCGTGTTGGCCACCATTGTGCACAGCCAGTACATCGTCACTTTGGACTGTATGCTTCTAATCGTGCCTCGTCCGGTGTTTACGATTCGGTTGAGGACGCGCAAGCGTTGGTCGAAACGGCCAAGGGCATCCGCAAGTTCTTCGGAGTGGAGTAAAACGAGAGAACATGAATGATTTTGGCATGAGTGGCGACGACCTCGAGCAGATGTACCAGGAGGTCATCCTCGAGGCATCCAAACATCCGCACGGCAGAGAGTCCTTTGCACCTGACGCCGCATCCGAGCAGTCCGGTGAGGCAGCGGCGAATATTACGGTTCGCGCCAGCCACGAGTACTGCACGCCCGGCGAATCGCACCAGTTCAACCCCACCTGCGGCGATGAGGCAACCATCCATGTTGAGGTTTCCGACGACGAGCCGTACACCATCAAGCGATTGGTCTGGGACGGCCATGGCTGCTCCATCTCACAAGCCAGTCTGTCCGTGATGGTCGATTTGGTCGACGGTAAAACCGTGGACGAGGCCATGGATTTGGAACAGACCTTCCATAAGCTGATGGAATCACGTGGTGCCGGTCTGGACGATGATGCATTGGACGACAAGCTCGGCGATGCCGTGGTGTTCCAAGGTGTATCAAAATACCCTATGCGTATCAAATGTGCCCTGCTAGGCTGGGAAGGGCTCAAGGATTCCATTGCCAAGGCCCTAGCCGCCAAGAACTGAGGAAACAATGACCAACGATAATCTGGTTCCCGAACCGCAGCCTTCCGTCTTCGACGCTGTCAATGGCGTACTGCAAGACGAAGAGGCAGCGCGCCGCGTAATGGCTAATCCGGCTTTGGCTAAAGGCTTCCCCAATGGTCGCCCGGTTGAGCGCACATCAGATGACGATACCTGTGCCTGCGGCAATCATCACGGCAAGTGCGGCTGCCAGGATGACGAGTCCGATGGCAGCGACATTCCGATTAAAGCGATTGATGACATCGGCCGCGCCACTGCCGAGGATGTGCGCGAGGCGCTGCATCAGGTCATCGACCCGGAACTGGGCATTGATGTAATCGATCTGGGCTTGGTCTACGGCATTGAAATCGACGAGCTTGGCCGTGCCATCATCACGATGACGCTGACCACACCGGCTTGCCCGCTGACCGATCTCATCGAGGACGAATGCGCTTCCACGCTGGCTGGTCTGGTTGAGGAGTTCCGTATCGACTGGACGTGGGATCCGCGTTGGACCATGGAGCGTATTACTCCCGAAGGCCGCGATCAGCTTGCCGCGCTCGGCTTCAACTTCGAAAACATGCCGAAGTACTGAGTTTGATAGTTCTGCCCCCCCTTGAGGGGGGCTGTCAGCGAAGCTGACTGAGGGGAGTCGACTACCAATACGAGAAAAGCCCCGCATTATGCGGGGCTTTTCCATACCTAGACCGTCAATCAGTCATCG
This sequence is a window from Bifidobacterium breve DSM 20213 = JCM 1192. Protein-coding genes within it:
- a CDS encoding L,D-transpeptidase family protein → MTDNYEQPVGGSQPNIAGSFSDAEATAVFTPFDVAQPMDQSIDDGDAVKVKHRKRHVWPWIVLGVVVVLGAGLGGGFWFFQSHALPGTTLWGNPMMGRSQSQIAATIDDTVNNTTVPVSYDGKTAKISFKDLGLSVDSGALASEVVNAKRGDAFWQRYAFWVKKDVTTAPANAGAAVSDTLNQKLGVNEVKPVDAAVQLNGDQTGFDVVAGAQGEGADVAPVADAAVKSVQSLGSYEPKTVSVSLKATDPVVTDDIATQAKSTLDTLLQNPVAIKVQDHQIAAINAPALAAAMSINANENAKLTDGQTRNGYVVFDAGKLQQYYNDAIKANLKTDHEDREVIVNNDGDELQVIKEGHDGVTLTDGTDSNVGQQAVEALAKGNGAVTLDGTVDPMQTKATKRHVVVDLSDRLVHVYENDQEIKTFHASVGQDNNRTTGVCQGDLCTPTGDFKVWLKYPTQDMSGNVTLSDGSVSHWSVKGVGDVNYFSKDGCAIHRIAKSSFTSDATIANMNNISHGCVGIGWDVSDWFYDWCLNGTTVHVQL
- the sufB gene encoding Fe-S cluster assembly protein SufB, whose amino-acid sequence is MVTENTAPNAAADVEMSQYVADRTRVNEDKIKQDDEIISQFGDYSYGWHDSDAAGEAAKRGIDENVVRAISADKGEPQWMLDMRLRGFKAFLDKPMPDWGVDLSGFNADDFKYYVKPIEKQAKSWDDLPDDIRSTYDRLGIPEAEKNRLVSGVAAQYESEVIYNSIREDLKKQGVIFVDTDTAVREYPELVKKYFGTVVPPEDNKFGALNTAAWSGGSFVYVPKGVHVDIPLQAYFRINTPAMGQFERTLIIADEGSYVHYVEGCTAPIWSEDSLHAAIVEIIVEKHARVRYTTVQNWSNNVYNLVTQRAYVREGGTMEWVDGNIGSKATMKYPACILAEPYAKASTMSLGFAGKGQYQDTGAKMIHLAPHTSSTIVAKSISRGGGRSAYRGLVKIVKGAYGSSNSTVCDALLVDDFSRSDTYPHVDVREDDVSMAHEATVSKISEDQLFYLMSRGLTEEEARGMIVRGFVEPISRELPMEYALELNRLVELQMEGSVG
- the sufD gene encoding Fe-S cluster assembly protein SufD, whose amino-acid sequence is MTDNTAPVKEIQIPVADPNDPYAVPAAMPSSVDHAVRSFNASDYPEPNRKQDEWRYTPIERINEFFTVFKPSGETQIEVSMIDGSPLAEGIKLTQVKMGEGLSGTVSKPNDRVSAVEWESGATATILELTGEITQPVLVKVHGAGADLDAFHLVIAAADKAHADVVVEHDGDARLAEGVEITTGKDSHVSTTFIQEWAKTAKHVGNHRIHVGKGASLRHSVVTLGGDIVRIRMDQDFGGEQGDLNMLGIYFVDPGEHIEHRTMVVHNHPDCKSRVVYKGALDGKGAHSTWVGNALIQPTAPGTDSYELNRNLVLTPGAIADSEPNLEIENGNIIGAGHASSVGRFDDEELFYLESRGIPETDARKLVVRGFFGELVEEIGIPAISEHLMTVIDRRLARGENDAMAQVLEDK
- the sufC gene encoding Fe-S cluster assembly ATPase SufC, giving the protein MSTLEIKDLHVHVETKEGIKPILKGANLTVHSGETHAIMGPNGSGKSTLAYTLAGHPKYVVDSGEALLDGQDILKMTPDERAKAGLFLAMQYPVEVPGVSMTNFLRTAKTEIDGEAPGIRQWAKDLSAAMKRLKMDPKFASRSVNEGFSGGEKKRAEVLQLELLKPKFAILDETDSGLDVDALRIVSEGVNRAKEANQFGILMVTHYTRILKYIKPDIVHVFADGHFVKTGGPELADELEENGYDQYLPEGADSESALA
- a CDS encoding cysteine desulfurase — translated: MVDFKEIRAQFPILDQEIHGHPLVYLDSAATSQKPNAVIDAEANFYRTINAGVHRGAHELAARSTVAFEEARAKVAKLVGANTAEGEEEVVVTGGATAGLNLLATAFGNASLGRGGAAAKRFALQPGDEIVVSKAEHHSVLLPFQELAYRTGATFKWIDLTENGRVRTDNLDEVITERTKVVAVTHVGNTTGAITNIAPIIKRAHEVGSIFILDACQSVPHLKVDFHALDVDFAAWSAHKMYGPTGVGFLYGKRELLEALPPANFGGSMVELAYMDHEAQYMAPPARFEAGTQPVAQVVAAGVAAEWMMNIGLENIEAHEKTIAAELLKLGDIEGIRILGPRENVDRIGTVAFDVAGVHPHDVGQFIDAQGIAIRVGHHCAQPVHRHFGLYASNRASSGVYDSVEDAQALVETAKGIRKFFGVE
- the sufU gene encoding Fe-S cluster assembly sulfur transfer protein SufU encodes the protein MNDFGMSGDDLEQMYQEVILEASKHPHGRESFAPDAASEQSGEAAANITVRASHEYCTPGESHQFNPTCGDEATIHVEVSDDEPYTIKRLVWDGHGCSISQASLSVMVDLVDGKTVDEAMDLEQTFHKLMESRGAGLDDDALDDKLGDAVVFQGVSKYPMRIKCALLGWEGLKDSIAKALAAKN
- a CDS encoding metal-sulfur cluster assembly factor encodes the protein MTNDNLVPEPQPSVFDAVNGVLQDEEAARRVMANPALAKGFPNGRPVERTSDDDTCACGNHHGKCGCQDDESDGSDIPIKAIDDIGRATAEDVREALHQVIDPELGIDVIDLGLVYGIEIDELGRAIITMTLTTPACPLTDLIEDECASTLAGLVEEFRIDWTWDPRWTMERITPEGRDQLAALGFNFENMPKY